A part of Geothermobacter hydrogeniphilus genomic DNA contains:
- the cas6e gene encoding type I-E CRISPR-associated protein Cas6/Cse3/CasE, with protein sequence MYLSKVMVTGAACRNPYEIHRSLWQLFPEDPDARRDYLFRVERAGRQQAEILLQSQRKPSDSELRKVRLLATRGYQPRLQQGQRLRFALLANPVKTINDERGRLNAKGQVKKCRVPLIREEEWRSWLEHKLIGCAELETLVAENRLPINFRKPKEKRVGKIQPVSFQGILRVSSPEAMMQAISTGIGPAKAFGCGLLSIAPA encoded by the coding sequence ATGTATCTGAGTAAGGTTATGGTGACTGGGGCCGCCTGTCGCAATCCCTATGAAATCCACCGCAGCCTCTGGCAACTGTTTCCAGAAGATCCCGACGCCAGGCGAGACTACTTGTTTCGCGTAGAGCGCGCCGGGCGGCAGCAGGCTGAAATCTTGTTACAGTCGCAGCGAAAACCGAGCGATTCAGAGTTGCGTAAGGTCCGACTGCTGGCGACGCGAGGGTATCAACCGAGGCTGCAGCAGGGGCAACGGCTGCGTTTTGCGTTGCTGGCCAACCCGGTCAAGACCATCAACGATGAACGCGGCCGCCTGAATGCCAAAGGCCAGGTGAAAAAATGCCGGGTTCCGCTGATTCGCGAGGAGGAATGGCGGAGCTGGTTGGAGCACAAGCTGATTGGTTGTGCGGAGCTGGAGACGCTGGTCGCTGAAAATCGTCTGCCGATAAATTTCCGCAAGCCCAAGGAAAAACGTGTCGGGAAAATTCAGCCGGTCAGTTTTCAGGGGATTTTACGGGTATCTAGCCCGGAAGCTATGATGCAGGCAATCTCTACCGGCATCGGCCCGGCTAAAGCCTTCGGTTGCGGCCTGCTGTCAATCGCCCCTGCGTGA
- a CDS encoding BRO-N domain-containing protein, with product MTEKLAVFKGKGIRRTIHNNEWWFVIADVVSVLTDSVNPADYIKKMRSRDKELAKGWGQIVTPLSVDTQGGKQRVNCANTEGIFRIIQSIPSPKAEPFKRWLARVGYERVQEIEDPELGTARTRELYRAKGYSEAWIEKRMRGIAVRAELTEEWKNRDVGGSREYAILTAEISKATFGMTPSEYKDLKQLDRENLRDHMTDLELIFSMLGEAATTEIARTRDAQGFTENRSAAGKGGKIAGDARKKLEQESGRKVVTDENYLDAPERQKRLERKK from the coding sequence ATGACCGAAAAACTGGCCGTTTTTAAAGGCAAGGGGATTCGCCGCACAATCCATAATAATGAATGGTGGTTCGTGATTGCAGATGTTGTCTCGGTCTTGACCGATTCGGTCAACCCGGCTGACTACATAAAAAAAATGCGCAGTCGCGATAAGGAGTTGGCCAAAGGGTGGGGACAAATTGTCACCCCCCTTTCGGTTGACACCCAGGGTGGCAAACAACGCGTGAACTGCGCCAACACCGAAGGCATCTTTCGCATCATCCAGTCGATCCCCTCCCCCAAGGCAGAACCCTTCAAACGCTGGCTGGCCAGGGTCGGCTACGAGCGAGTTCAGGAGATCGAAGATCCCGAACTCGGCACCGCCCGCACCCGCGAGCTCTACCGGGCAAAGGGTTACTCCGAAGCCTGGATCGAAAAGCGGATGCGCGGCATCGCCGTCCGTGCCGAACTGACCGAAGAATGGAAGAACCGCGATGTCGGCGGCAGCCGTGAGTACGCTATCCTTACGGCAGAGATTTCAAAGGCCACTTTCGGCATGACACCTTCCGAATACAAGGACTTAAAACAGCTCGACCGGGAGAACCTGCGCGATCACATGACCGACCTGGAACTGATCTTCTCCATGCTCGGAGAGGCCGCCACCACCGAAATCGCCCGCACCCGGGATGCACAGGGATTCACGGAAAACCGCTCCGCTGCCGGCAAGGGTGGAAAAATCGCCGGTGATGCCCGGAAGAAACTTGAGCAGGAATCGGGGCGCAAGGTGGTGACGGATGAAAACTATCTGGATGCGCCGGAAAGGCAAAAACGACTTGAGCGAAAAAAGTAA
- the cas1e gene encoding type I-E CRISPR-associated endonuclease Cas1e, with amino-acid sequence MSTPILPPLKPVPIKDRVSVMFVEKGHLDVLDGAFVLVDKTGVRTHIPIGGVACLMLEPGTRVSHAAATLASRVGCLLVWVGEAGVRLYSAGQPGGARADRLLYQAKLALDDSARLKVVRKMYAVRFKEEPPAKRSVDQLRGIEGVRVRKMYELLARQYGVPWKRRNYDHTRWESGDIPNRCLSSATACLYGITEAAILAAGYAPAVGFIHTGKPQSFVYDIADIFKFDTVVPVAFRIAAKKPYDPERQVRIACRDAFRQTKLLKRIIPVIEEVLSAGEIEPPKPHEEAVEIAIPNKEGIGDVGHRS; translated from the coding sequence GTGTCCACACCGATTCTGCCACCACTGAAACCGGTTCCGATCAAAGACCGCGTTTCGGTCATGTTCGTTGAAAAGGGCCACCTCGACGTTCTCGACGGCGCCTTCGTATTGGTCGATAAAACCGGCGTGCGCACCCACATCCCCATCGGCGGGGTTGCTTGCCTGATGCTGGAACCGGGAACTCGAGTCTCTCATGCCGCCGCGACCCTCGCTTCACGGGTCGGCTGTCTGCTGGTATGGGTCGGCGAAGCTGGTGTCAGGCTATATTCCGCCGGGCAACCCGGTGGCGCACGCGCTGACCGCCTTCTCTATCAGGCCAAGCTTGCCCTTGATGACAGCGCCCGTCTGAAAGTGGTGAGAAAAATGTATGCTGTTCGGTTTAAAGAGGAGCCGCCGGCAAAGCGCAGCGTCGACCAATTGCGCGGAATTGAGGGCGTTCGGGTACGAAAAATGTACGAGTTGCTTGCCCGACAGTATGGCGTACCGTGGAAACGTCGAAACTATGACCACACACGGTGGGAAAGTGGAGACATTCCCAATCGTTGCCTGTCTTCCGCAACGGCTTGTCTATACGGAATCACCGAGGCCGCAATCCTTGCCGCAGGCTATGCCCCGGCTGTCGGATTCATTCATACCGGAAAACCCCAGTCGTTTGTCTACGACATAGCTGACATCTTTAAATTTGACACGGTTGTCCCAGTCGCATTCAGAATTGCGGCAAAAAAACCTTATGATCCCGAACGACAGGTGCGAATTGCCTGTCGCGATGCCTTCCGCCAAACCAAATTATTAAAACGAATCATTCCCGTCATTGAGGAAGTCTTAAGTGCCGGCGAGATTGAACCGCCCAAACCACACGAAGAAGCTGTTGAAATTGCAATCCCCAACAAGGAAGGGATAGGTGATGTTGGTCATCGTAGTTGA
- the cas2e gene encoding type I-E CRISPR-associated endoribonuclease Cas2e, producing MLVIVVENVPPRLRGRLALWLLEVRAGVYVGKVSKRVQEMIWDNVEKGIDEGNAVMAWSSNTESGFDFSTLGVNRRTPKEMEGLKLVSFLPEGGKLDQENVPNF from the coding sequence ATGTTGGTCATCGTAGTTGAAAATGTACCGCCTCGTCTTCGTGGACGATTGGCTCTATGGCTTCTTGAAGTTCGAGCTGGGGTGTACGTCGGAAAGGTCTCAAAACGGGTTCAAGAAATGATCTGGGATAATGTAGAAAAAGGTATTGACGAAGGGAATGCAGTCATGGCCTGGTCATCGAATACCGAGTCAGGATTTGACTTTTCAACCTTGGGTGTAAACCGCCGCACCCCTAAAGAGATGGAAGGTCTCAAGCTTGTCTCTTTTCTTCCTGAAGGAGGCAAATTGGACCAAGAAAATGTGCCCAATTTTTAA